The DNA window CACATCCCTTTGATTCGATATATTCTACGAGAGCTTTTGCAAGCGGAAGGGCTTTCTTGACGCAGCAGGTGAAGTTGATTTCTACCTTTGCGATGTCGATGTCCTTGAGAGTGGCCTCAAGTGTTTCGGCTGTAGGCTCGTCGATATGGAAACCGAGTGAAGTGACACCTTTTGTGAGTACGTTGAGGGCTTTCTCATTTGCTTCGGCCGGAGTCTCGGCGATGATTTCCTGACGGGTGAGCCAGTCGTTGTCGGTACGTGTACCGCGAACGTAGGGATATTCTCCCGGAAGTGAGTTTGTGGTTTTGAAGTTTTCGATGTCTTCAAGTCTGTACATAGGCTGGACATTGAAACCTTCGTTTGTGCGCCATACTAACTTTTTATCAAATGGAGCACCTTTAAGGTCAGCTTCCACCTTGGCTTTCCACTCTGCGGTGGATATAGGGGGAAACTGTTCAAACAATTTTTCTTTTTTTTCTGCCATAATGTATGGTATTAAATATTCTGTATCGGGGTTTAGGTTAACCAAGATTTCAGTAAATTCGATATGCAAAGTTAATTGGAAACTTCCTAAAAGCAAAGAAAATAAAAAGAAAAAGTTGGGAGAATCGGCTAAATTGAAGGAATAAGAGCTGCCAAAGAATCCATAATCCTGAAGATTGTAAGGGTTCTTTGGCAGCTCCGGTTTATTGTAATGACAGATAGGTGTCGATGGTTGACTGATGTGTTTTTCAACAGCCGTTACACATATATTATATATGTGAGGTTTATTGTTTCATGAGATATGCCTTGAAGTCTTTGAAATCAGAGGTCATGGAAACGGATTGTTTCTGTCCTTTCATGAAGTCTGCGAGACGGTCGGGTATCTGGATTTCTGCGTCGATGGCTTGTTCGACCGTATCTTTGAATTTTGCCGGATGGGCGGTTTCAAGGAATACTCCCGTTTCGTTTTCTCGCAGACCGGACTGCAGTGCGCGGTAGCCGCATGCTCCGTGAGGGTCAAGAATGTATCCGGTGCGGTTGTAGCATTCGTTCATTGTCTCACGTATCTGAGAGTCTGTGAAGGTGTAGCCGCTTATAAGTGACGAAATGCGTTCATGCGAACCTCCGTAGAGGTCGAATATTCGGGCGAAGTTGCTGGGATCGCCTACGTCCATTGCGTTTGCGATTGTCTGTACGCTCGCTTTGGGCGAATAGACTCCTGAAAGAAGATAGTTATAAAAGATGTCGTTGGCGTTGTTGGCGGCAATGAAACGTTTGACAGGAAGTCCCATCCGGTGAGCAAAAAGTCCGGCCGTTATATTGCCGAAGTTCCCGCTGGGCACACTGATTACAAGATTATCGCTCTTGCCGATGGCTTTCATGCGGGCATAGGCATTGAAATAGTAAAATGCCTGAGGGAGAAACCGAGCGACATTGATTGAGTTTGCCGAGGTGAGTGTCAGATGCTGACACAGATCCTGATCCATGAATGCGCTCTTTACAAGGCGCTGGCAGTCATCGAACACTCCATCTACCTCAACGGCCGTGATGTTGCGTCCGAGAGTGGTGAACTGACATTCCTGAATAGGACTGACCTTACCTTTTGGATAAAGTACGTAGACATGGATGCCGTCCACGCCGAGAAATCCGTTGGCAACGGCCGAGCCAGTGTCACCGCTGGTGGCGACGAGAACGTTTACGGTGCGTGTGTGGGAGCGTTTTTTTATGAAGTATTGGAGCAGTCGTGCCATAAAGCGTGCTCCGACATCCTTAAAGGCAAGAGTCGGGCCGTGGAAGAGTTCGAGACTATATATGTTGGGATTTACTTCTGCTACCGGGCAGTCAAATGAAAGCGTATCGCGGACTATGCGGTGAAGTTCATCGGCTGGGATGTCTTCTCCGAAAAATGCGTCTGCCACACGGCATGCGATTTCGTGAAATGACATTTTATCGATGTCATTGAAAAATTCTTTAGGAAGAGCCTTGATGTGTTCAGGCATGTATAGCCCCCTGTCTGTAGCGAGACCTTTGACCACAGCTTCTTCGAGCGTTGTCTCCGGGGATGAGTGGTTGGTGCTGTAATAAAGCATTTTTGGCTGGTGTTTAAAGTGTGTGTCAAATGTCAGAGTCTCATGAATTCCTCCATGAACTCTTGGAGATGGAGAGTCCCGTAAGCTCCTTGTGTGCAGCTTTTTTCATCATAGACTGTAACGTCGTCGGGGATTCCTCCGGGTGTGTAGATTGAGAACGGAACGGGTTCTCCTATATGTATGCGCCGTTCGACGGGTGTCGCATGATCTGGCAGGAGGGCTATGCGGACCGGTTCATCCCAGTCTGCAAGTTCATCCATTACAGGACCAACGATGCGGTTGTCGAGATATTCGATGGCCCGTATTTTAAGGTCGATGTTCCCATCGTGTCCGGCTTCATCGGTCGCTTCTACGTGGAGAAATACAAAATCATCCGTGCGTAAAGCGTCGACCGCAGCCTTGGCTTTGCCTTCGTAGTTTGTATCTGCAAGTCCCGTCATGCCGGGTATGACGATGGTCCGAAGTCCTGCGTAGTGTCCGATTCCTCTGATGAGGTCGACGGCTGAAATTACAGCTCCGCTTTTAATAGATGGATACATCTGCTGCAGGGTCTGCATTTTCGGACGGTAGCCGGGACTCCACGGCCAGATTGAATTGGCTGTCGGATGGCCTTCGGCTTTTCGCCGAAGATTTATCGGATGTTCGGCAAGAAGTTTCTGAGATCGGAGAATGAGGTCATTGATCAGTCCGGCAGTTTCCGCAGATGACATGCGCGATGCGTCTGCGGCTGTTTCGGTCGCAGGTTTTATCAGCAGATCGCGCCACTGCTCTTCCGGATGGTCGTGTGGTGGGGCGCATTCGATGTGCTTGTTGCCGGCTTTTATGACGAGCAAATGTCTGTACTGTATTCCCGGGATGAATTTCACACGCTCACTGCCGAGGTGGCTGTCGAGGTATTTGATTAGCTCGGCACCTTCCTCGGTAGTCAGATGTCCTCCGTGATGGTTGCTGATCTCACCTTGCTGGCCGAGAGTGATTATGTTACATCGCATTGCCATATCATCAGGCTCCATCTCGTAGCCGATGCTTGCGGCTTCGAGAGGCCCGCGCCCCTCATAGACTTCATTCAGGTCGTAGCCGAGGATAGACGTGTTGGCCACTTCGCTTCCGGGCGAGAAGCCTTCGGGAATGGTGACAAGTGTCCCGCATCTTCCGGCCGAGGCCAGACGGTCGAATGAGGGTGTTGAAGCATACTGAAGAGGCGTTTTTCCTCCCAGAGAGGCGATAGGATGATCCGACATCCCGTCGCCAAGGATTATGAGATGCTTCATAGGCGCATCAGTTGTTGACGGTAGACATGATGTTGGCGAACACGCCGGCTGCGGTGACCTCTGCGCCTGCGCCATAGCCTTGGATAAGCATAGGATATTCGCGATAGCGTTCGGTAGTCAGGAGAACGATGTTGTTAGAGCCTTCCAGTCCGTAGAACGGATGACGGCTGTCGACCGCTTCAAGTCCGACACTCATCTTGCCCATTTCCATTCTTGCGACAAAGCGCCAGCGTTTGCCTTCCGATTCAAGCACTTTGCGCCGGGCCTCGAAATCCTCATCAAGTTCGGGCAGTCTGTGCCAGAAGTCGTCGAGTGAGCCTTCGAACAGTTCTGTCGGTATGAAAAGATGCTTTTCGACTTCGCTTTGTTCTGCCTTATAGCCTCCTTCGCGTGTAAGGATTACGAGCTTTCGGATTACGTCCTGACCGCTGAGATCGATGCGCGGGTCTGGTTCGCTGTAGCCCATCTCCTTTGCAAGACGGACAGTTTCGGAGAATGGAACATCGGCCGACAGAGCGTTGAATATGAAATTGAGCGTACCGCTGAGAACTGCTTCGATTTTAAGGATGCGGTCGCCCGACGAGATGAGGTCATTGATTGTGCCGATAATAGGCAGCCCGGCTCCGACATTGGTCTCAAACAGGTATTTTACCCCACGGCTCAGAGCCGTGTCCTTGAGACGGCGATAGATATCATAGCTGCTTGATGCGGCTACTTTGTTAGCTGCCACTACAGAAATGTTGTGGTCAAGGAAGGTCTGGTAAAGAGCGGCAATGTCATGGCTTGCCGTGCAGTCGACGAATACACTGTTAAATATGTTCATGCTGACGATTTCGTTGCGCAGACGCTCAGGGGTGCTTTCCGGGCTTGCCTCAAGCTCTTCACGGTAGTTTGCGAGGTCTATGCCTGAACGCGAGAAGATGGCGCGACGGCTTGATGCGATTCCGACCACGTTGAGTTTCAGACGATGTGTGTTTCTCAGAGTCTCCTGTTGGCTGCGTATCTGCTCGATGAGCATACCTCCGACAGTTCCGACTCCGCAGATAAACAGATTGAGTTCCTTGTATTCGCTGAGGAAGAATGAATCATGGATTACATTGAGCGATTTGCGCAGTGAGTCGCCGTGAACCACGAACGATATATTTGTCTCGCTTGCGCCTTGGGCACAAGCAATCACGCTGATGCCGCTTCGGCCGAGAGTCCCGAAGAGCTTTCCGGCGATGCCGGGAGTATGCTTCATGTTTTCGCCTACGATCGCAACGGTCGCGAGGCCGCTTTCGGCGTGCATCGGAAACATCGCACCCTCTTCGATTTCCTTCGCGAACTCGTGGTCGAGCACACGGATGGCTTCTTCCGCATCTTGGTCACGTACGCCGATTGAAGTAGAGTTTTCCGACGATGCCTGACTGACCATGAAGACTGAGATGCCGTTTTCGGCAAGGGCGGTGAAGATGCGGCGGTTGACACCGATGACACCTACCATCGAAAGACCGGTCACTGTTATGAGCGAAGTCCCGCTGATGCTTGAAATGCCCTTGATCGGTTTGCGGTCATCCTCCACATCGTTGAGGATAATCGTGCCCGGGCCGTCGGGATTGAAGGTGTTTTTAACGCGGATAGGTATGTTTTTGACACATACCGGATATATTGTCGGGGGATAGATGACCTTTGCTCCGAAGTTGCAAAGCTCCATCGCCTCCACATAGCTCAGGGAGTTTATGGTGTAGGCTGTGGGGATGACGCGCGGGTCAGCGGTCATGAAACCGTCGACATCAGTCCATATTTCAAGAGCCTCGGCGTTGAGTGCGGCGGCGATGATTGAAGCCGTGTAGTCGCTTCCTCCGCGTCCGAGGTTGGTGACCTCTCCAGATTGTTTGTCAGTGCTTATAAATCCGGGGACTATGTGTATGCGTCCGCCGAGCACTTCGTGTCTGAATTCTTCGGCAACGAGAGCGCGTGTCAGCTCGCTGTCAAGGATGGAACGTCCGTGTTTCTGCTCGGTTTTGATGAATTCGCGTGAATCGTGGAGCTTGCTTCCGTTTATGAGCCGGTACACGATGCGGCTGCTGAGCCGTTCGCCGTAGCTGACGATTGCGGCTTGCGTTTTGGGGCTGAGGTCACGGATGAGGTAGACACCCTGATATATTGACGAAAGCTCTGAGAGGAGTGTGTCGATTTCCTCTTTAAGCTCGTCAGGGCGGTCTGTGATCACACTGGCGATAATATCGTGATGACGTTTGACTATGGTCTCGAATAGTTCCCGGTAGGATTCATTGCCTTCGGCTGCTGTCCGGGCTGTCTTGATGAGAAGGTCGGTCACTCCGCCAAGGGCGCTTACTACGATTATGGTCGGTAAATTCTGACCTTCGACGATGCTTCTGAGATTCAGAAGACTGTTTGCGGAACCTACGGATGTCCCGCCAAATTTTAATACTTTCATTGGTTTTGGTGAGAATTGTGTCTGTCGTCGCGACGATAGACTTAACTTTACAAACAGTTGTTTAATTTGAGGGGCAAAATTACTCAAATTTATTATTGAAGCCAATGTTTTTAGAAAAAATATTAAGCAAAAATGCCCTTGAAGCTGAGAATTTATTGCCGAAAGCCGGCCTGATGGCGTTTTGTATGGCATTAGTCGGGAAATGTCGGGAAAAATTCGTAAATTTGCACGTTCAAATCACGCTCTTAAATCAGTATGGCAGAAAACTCCCTATTGTCACGTCTTGATGGCATCGAGGCCCGCTTTGAAGAAGTGGGCACGCTCATCACCGACCCTTCGGTGATTCAGGATATGAAACGTTATGTCCGTCTGACCAAGGAATATAAGGACCTTGAAAAACTTACGGCCGTGACACGCCACTACCGTTCGTTGCTTGGCAATATTGACGAGGCTCGTGAAGTGCTTGCATCGGAAAGCGACCCGGAACTCCGTGATATGGCCAAGGAGGAACTTGACGAGGCTACCGGTGCGCTTCCTGCTCTTGAAGAGGAAATCAAGCTGCTTCTGATTCCTGCAGACCCTGAGGATGCCAAAAACGCCATTGTTGAAATCCGCGGAGGAACCGGTGGCGACGAAGCCGCTATTTTTGCCGGTGACTTATATAAGATGTATGTGAAATACTGCGAGTTGAAAGGCTGGAGTGTGGCAGTCACAAGTTTCAGCGAAGGAGCAGCCGGTGGTTTCAAGGAAATCGTCATGGCCGTGACCGGCGACAACGTGTATGGAACGATGAAGTATGAAAGCGGTGTCCACCGCGTGCAGCGCGTTCCGGCTACGGAGACGCAGGGTCGTGTCCACACATCCGCCGCCACTGTCGCTGTTCTTCCCGAGGCCGAAGCCTTTGATGTTGAAATCAATGAAGGCGAAATCAAATGGGATACCTTCCGTTCGGGTGGAGCAGGCGGCCAGAATGTCAATAAGGTTGAATCCGGTGTGCGTCTGCGCTACATGTGGCGTAATCCGAACACGGGTGAAAGCGAGGAGATACTCATAGAGTGTACCGAGACGCGCGACCAGCCTAAGAACAAGGAGCGTGCACTGAGCAGACTACGCACATTTATCTACGATAAGGAACATCAGAAATATATCGACGATATAGCTTCGCGCCGAAAGACGCTCGTATCAACCGGCGACCGTTCGGCGAAAATACGTACCTACAATTATCCGCAGGGCCGCATCACCGACCATCGCATCAACTATACCATATATAATCTTCAAGCCTTCATGGACGGAGAGATTCAGGATGTGATCGATCAGCTGACAATCGCAGAAAATGCCGAGAAACTCAAGGCGGCGGAACTCTGAAACGTATTGTGTGCCATATAATTAAAGAACAATAATATCAATAAAAATATATGAACCGCGAGCAAATCATTGAACAGATTAAGAAAAAAGGTTCTTTCCTCTGCGTCGGTCTCGACACGGACATAAAGAAAATTCCTGAACATCTTCTGAACGAGGAAGATCCGATTTTCGCATTCAACAAGGCTATCATTGATGCTACCGCTCCCTACTGCGTAGCCTACAAGCCCAACACCGCTTTTTATGAAAGCCTCGGCGTTGACGGCTGGAAGGCTCTTGACCGTACTGTCAGATACCTCCGTGAAAACTACTCCGACCAGTTTATAATAGCTGACGCAAAGCGTGGCGACATCGGCAACACATCGTCGCTCTATGCCCGGGCGTTTTTCGAAAATATGGGTGTCGATGCCATAACCGTAGCTCCATATATGGGATTTGACAGTGTGAAGCCCTTCATGGAATATGACGGCAAATGGGTGATACTTCTCGCTCTCACTTCCAATCCCGGAAGCCATGATTTCCAGTTCCGCACAGACATGACCGGCACGCGTCTTTTCGAACAGGTGCTTGAGACGGCTCAGAAGTGGGGTACACCTGACAACCTTATGTTTGTGGTCGGCGCTACTCAGGGAGCGATGTTTGCCGAAGTGCGTCGTGTGGCTCCGTCAAGTTTCCTTCTTGTGCCCGGTGTCGGCGCTCAGGGTGGCAGTCTTGAAGATGTGGCGAAGTGGGGCATCACACATGAATGCGGTCTCCTTGTCAATTCGTCACGTGGCATAATCTATGCTTCCAAGGGTGAGGATTTTGCTGAGGCTGCCGCTGCCGAGGCACGTAAACTGCGTGACCACATGACTATCCTTCTCTCGACCTACGGCGTGATCTGATTACGAAGCTGTTCAGATTGAAAATCCATACAGACCTGCGGCTACCGGTGCTATCCATCCGGCAGCCGCGGGTCTTGTATCGGATTCCCACACTGTTATGAGGTTTTTGTTTCAAATTTTACTGTTTTTGTCGTGAATAAATGTCAATCGCGACATGCTCGTTTTGATTATTAGTCGGAAAGCATTATATTTGCAGACTGTTAGTAACTTAATCTATAATATTATTCATCGCCCTGACGCTTTTTAATTTTACTATTTTGATTCTTAAAAATTAATACCATATTCAGTTCGTTTATGAAACATGTACTACTCAGTTCGGTGCTTGCGACGGTGTGTGCTGTCGGCAGTGCCTCGCCCGCGACCATCGACAAGCTTGAAGCCTTTCCGGGTGCGGAAGGATATGGCCGTTACACCACCGGTGGACGTGGTGGCAAGGTCTATCATGTGACCACTCTTGAAGACAACAATGAGCCCGGTTCGTTTCGCTATGCCTGCAATCAGTCAGGTGCGCGTACAATTGTCTTTGATGTGTCGGGTAATATCCATCTGACCTCAGCATTGAATTTAAGAAGCGGCAATGTGACTATCGCCGGACAGACAGCTCCCGGCGACGGCATCTGTATCACCGACTATCCATTCAGCATCAAGGCTGATAACGTTATCATCCGCTTTGTCCGTTTCCGTCTCGGCAACAAGAATGTCACTCTAAACGGAGCTGACGGATGGGATGCTCTTGGTTCACTCGACCAGAAAAATATTATGGTCGACCACTGCTCGGTCAGCTGGAGCATTGATGAATGTCTGTCGTTCAGCGGAACGAGCAATACTACAGTCCAGTGGTGTATCGTCTCACAAAGCCTTGTGAATTCCGGTCACAGCAAGGGCGGTCATGGCTATGGCGGCAACTGGGGTGGTGAATACGGCTCTTATCACCACAATCTTCTTGCCCATCACACATCGCGCTCACCACGCCTCGGCCGCGTCCCACCACTCAGCTCAACGAAGTGATGGACATGCGCAACAATGTGATGTTCAACTATTCTGGTGAAAGCTGCTATGGAGGCGAGGGTATGAATGTGAATATCGTCAACAACTACTATCAGCCCGGACCCGGCAACAAGTATTCGGGTAAGACCAAGGAATCGCGCATCGCATCGGTCGGCATCCGTACTGTCGATTATTGCCTTGATAAAGATAAAATCGCAACTGCCTATAACAATGCTATGGGCACAAAGATTACAAAAAGCAATCTGACCGGATCTTTTGTCAACGGTAAACCTTATATTTCTGTATCCGGAAGGCGTTACGAGATTTCCGACGACAACAAGATTACGGTAGATGACAAGAGCATATCAATCTTCTGGAACAGTTACTATCCTGCGCTTCACCTTGTCGGTACTTATTATGTCGACGGAAACAGCAACAGCAATCTGTCGAAGGTCTATGAAGACAACTGGACCAATGGCATGTATGACCAGATCTCGCGATGGGAAATCTGTAGTAATAACGCAGCTTGGGAAAACACCAAGCAGGACATGAGGCGTGACCTCCCTATTGAATATGTCTATACGACTACCCATTCGGCTGATGATGCCTATAAAAATGTGTTGGCCTATGCAGGTGCTTCGCTCAGCCGTGACGCGCTCGATGAAATGATTGTCAATGATGCGAAGAACAATGTCGCAGCTTCAGGAACAGGTTCCGGCCTTGACAAAGGCTTCATCAACACTCCTGACGACATCACTTATCCTGAAGGCACGGAACTTGACGGTGTGCTCCCGGTGCTTAAATCGGCTGAAGCTCCCGCCGATCGCGATGGCGACGGTATTCCTGACGCATGGGAAGAAGCCAACGGTCTTGATCCCGATGATGCTGCCGATGGCGCTAAGGTCACGTCAAGCGGATATACAAATCTTGAAGTTTATCTCAACTCTCTTGTAGCGCATATCATGGAAGGCGGAAACGCTAACGGAAAAATGCTCAACGGAGAGCTGACGTTTGCTGATGAAGCGGTGGAACTTCCGGTCTATACTCCTTCGGTCGATGATCCTATCGTCGTTCCCGGTGAAGTGTTTGAATGGGAGATTTCTGACGGAACTGCTCAGGAAGCAGGCATGATTCACAAGGAGAGCCGTCTGCCGTTCAAGTTCGGAACTGATATAGAAGTCAACTGTAGCAACGGTTCAAGAACCTACAACCACGGTTCGGGTGTAACCGCTGAATACATAAAGTTTGCCCGCAATGACACATGGACAATAAAACTGCCTGAAGGAAAGGTTGCGACTGAGCTTACTTTTGAAGGATGGTCAAACGCCAAGGATGATACTTCAAGCTATATAATGTCGATTGGTGACACCCAGTTTGACGCTGCTCAATATACCTTCCCGGTAAATTCAAGCCCGGCGGCTGTGCATACAGTCACACTGTCAGAACCGATGAATGAGATTCCGGTCAAGTTTGGCGCGGTTGAATCGGTGTTGAAGATACGCATAAAGGGCGCAGGTTCAGACCAGAGTGCCATCGAGGACATTGTGGTTGATCCGGCTGGCGCTTCCGGCAATGGCAAAATATACAATATCATGGGAGTCGAAGTGCGCGAACCGCTTCTCCCCGGTGTGTATATTCGTGACGGTAAGAAGTTTATCGTTCGATAAAAATAGAATAATCCGATAGTAAAAGCGGGAGAGACATCAATCTCCCGCTTTTACTGATATAATAATCACGCTCTGAAAGATATAATCGTGAAAAAAATCTATACTTCAATTGCTGTGGCGCTTCTGTCGGTGTCAGCGGTTTCAGCCGGAAGCCTTGTGCCGACCGCTATCCCTGCATTCCCGGGTGCAGAGGGGTTTGGCCGTTACACGACCGGTGGCCGTGGCGGCGATGTATATCATGTGACAACGCTCGACGACAATGAACTCCCGGGTTCGTTTCGCTATGCCTGTAATCAGGCTGGCCCGAGGACGATAGTTTTCGATGTCTCAGGCACTATTTTTCTAAAATCGCAACTGCGGCTTGAAAATCCCGATGTCACCATTGCCGGTCAGACAGCTCCCGGCGATGGAATCTGTATAGCCGACTATCCCTTTCTCATTCAGGCCGACAATGTGATTGTGCGTTTCATGCGTTTCCGTCTTGGGGACAGGCAGGTGGCGCATCATGAGGGAGACGGACTCGGTGGAAGCGGCCACCGTAATGTGATGGTCGACCACTGCTCGGTCAGCTGGAGC is part of the Duncaniella dubosii genome and encodes:
- the thrC gene encoding threonine synthase, producing MLYYSTNHSSPETTLEEAVVKGLATDRGLYMPEHIKALPKEFFNDIDKMSFHEIACRVADAFFGEDIPADELHRIVRDTLSFDCPVAEVNPNIYSLELFHGPTLAFKDVGARFMARLLQYFIKKRSHTRTVNVLVATSGDTGSAVANGFLGVDGIHVYVLYPKGKVSPIQECQFTTLGRNITAVEVDGVFDDCQRLVKSAFMDQDLCQHLTLTSANSINVARFLPQAFYYFNAYARMKAIGKSDNLVISVPSGNFGNITAGLFAHRMGLPVKRFIAANNANDIFYNYLLSGVYSPKASVQTIANAMDVGDPSNFARIFDLYGGSHERISSLISGYTFTDSQIRETMNECYNRTGYILDPHGACGYRALQSGLRENETGVFLETAHPAKFKDTVEQAIDAEIQIPDRLADFMKGQKQSVSMTSDFKDFKAYLMKQ
- a CDS encoding cofactor-independent phosphoglycerate mutase, which gives rise to MKHLIILGDGMSDHPIASLGGKTPLQYASTPSFDRLASAGRCGTLVTIPEGFSPGSEVANTSILGYDLNEVYEGRGPLEAASIGYEMEPDDMAMRCNIITLGQQGEISNHHGGHLTTEEGAELIKYLDSHLGSERVKFIPGIQYRHLLVIKAGNKHIECAPPHDHPEEQWRDLLIKPATETAADASRMSSAETAGLINDLILRSQKLLAEHPINLRRKAEGHPTANSIWPWSPGYRPKMQTLQQMYPSIKSGAVISAVDLIRGIGHYAGLRTIVIPGMTGLADTNYEGKAKAAVDALRTDDFVFLHVEATDEAGHDGNIDLKIRAIEYLDNRIVGPVMDELADWDEPVRIALLPDHATPVERRIHIGEPVPFSIYTPGGIPDDVTVYDEKSCTQGAYGTLHLQEFMEEFMRL
- the thrA gene encoding bifunctional aspartate kinase/homoserine dehydrogenase I, with protein sequence MKVLKFGGTSVGSANSLLNLRSIVEGQNLPTIIVVSALGGVTDLLIKTARTAAEGNESYRELFETIVKRHHDIIASVITDRPDELKEEIDTLLSELSSIYQGVYLIRDLSPKTQAAIVSYGERLSSRIVYRLINGSKLHDSREFIKTEQKHGRSILDSELTRALVAEEFRHEVLGGRIHIVPGFISTDKQSGEVTNLGRGGSDYTASIIAAALNAEALEIWTDVDGFMTADPRVIPTAYTINSLSYVEAMELCNFGAKVIYPPTIYPVCVKNIPIRVKNTFNPDGPGTIILNDVEDDRKPIKGISSISGTSLITVTGLSMVGVIGVNRRIFTALAENGISVFMVSQASSENSTSIGVRDQDAEEAIRVLDHEFAKEIEEGAMFPMHAESGLATVAIVGENMKHTPGIAGKLFGTLGRSGISVIACAQGASETNISFVVHGDSLRKSLNVIHDSFFLSEYKELNLFICGVGTVGGMLIEQIRSQQETLRNTHRLKLNVVGIASSRRAIFSRSGIDLANYREELEASPESTPERLRNEIVSMNIFNSVFVDCTASHDIAALYQTFLDHNISVVAANKVAASSSYDIYRRLKDTALSRGVKYLFETNVGAGLPIIGTINDLISSGDRILKIEAVLSGTLNFIFNALSADVPFSETVRLAKEMGYSEPDPRIDLSGQDVIRKLVILTREGGYKAEQSEVEKHLFIPTELFEGSLDDFWHRLPELDEDFEARRKVLESEGKRWRFVARMEMGKMSVGLEAVDSRHPFYGLEGSNNIVLLTTERYREYPMLIQGYGAGAEVTAAGVFANIMSTVNN
- the prfA gene encoding peptide chain release factor 1, with the protein product MAENSLLSRLDGIEARFEEVGTLITDPSVIQDMKRYVRLTKEYKDLEKLTAVTRHYRSLLGNIDEAREVLASESDPELRDMAKEELDEATGALPALEEEIKLLLIPADPEDAKNAIVEIRGGTGGDEAAIFAGDLYKMYVKYCELKGWSVAVTSFSEGAAGGFKEIVMAVTGDNVYGTMKYESGVHRVQRVPATETQGRVHTSAATVAVLPEAEAFDVEINEGEIKWDTFRSGGAGGQNVNKVESGVRLRYMWRNPNTGESEEILIECTETRDQPKNKERALSRLRTFIYDKEHQKYIDDIASRRKTLVSTGDRSAKIRTYNYPQGRITDHRINYTIYNLQAFMDGEIQDVIDQLTIAENAEKLKAAEL
- the pyrF gene encoding orotidine-5'-phosphate decarboxylase; this encodes MNREQIIEQIKKKGSFLCVGLDTDIKKIPEHLLNEEDPIFAFNKAIIDATAPYCVAYKPNTAFYESLGVDGWKALDRTVRYLRENYSDQFIIADAKRGDIGNTSSLYARAFFENMGVDAITVAPYMGFDSVKPFMEYDGKWVILLALTSNPGSHDFQFRTDMTGTRLFEQVLETAQKWGTPDNLMFVVGATQGAMFAEVRRVAPSSFLLVPGVGAQGGSLEDVAKWGITHECGLLVNSSRGIIYASKGEDFAEAAAAEARKLRDHMTILLSTYGVI